Genomic segment of Caldalkalibacillus thermarum:
TTGGCATTTGGCGCATCAATTTTGGTCACAACGCCTATGGCCAGTTTGGAAATGCCTGAAGAAAAACCCGGGGGAAAGATGGTCTTCGGATTGGTTGCATCTTGTAAAAACAGCACATGAGTGACTTCCAGCATGGTAACCATAATCGTTTTGTAAAACATGGGATTCTCAGTATACTCACCGGGTGTATCCACAATCCAGTCCTGATAATGCAACGCTTGGGTCTTGACCGCATCCTCCTGGCGTTCTAGCAAGGCATTGGTCAGCGTTGACTTACCTGATCCGACTGCGCCAATCATCATGGCCCGCTTGCGTGGCATGTCATCCC
This window contains:
- a CDS encoding EutP/PduV family microcompartment system protein, producing the protein MPRKRAMMIGAVGSGKSTLTNALLERQEDAVKTQALHYQDWIVDTPGEYTENPMFYKTIMVTMLEVTHVLFLQDATNPKTIFPPGFSSGISKLAIGVVTKIDAPNANIERAVNQLKQALIRGPIILTSVKTNVGIDQLRDLIRCETYADMKAYVQTSEYEGLYFHDQLYKAE